The genomic interval ACACAGATTGCACAGTATGTGCCTACCTATCTCGTGCCGCAGCATCCCCTCCAGCCAGTGCTGTCGCGCACCTAGTAAGTTGATGGTTAGTGTAGGGCGGCTGTTCTCATTTGTCATGACTGCCTGAGACAGTAAGTCTTCCGTAAGCTGGACCACCACCTAGACAACACCAAAGAAAAGGAgaaagaaaaatggaaacccaaagagTGATAGCAAAGAAGCCATGAAAACAACATGAAAGAAGGAGGAGTCCATACAAGAAGCAGAGAAAAGCAAAGAGTTGGGGACAGCATGCAGTGCAAGATAGGGAAAGACTGCAAATACAGAGCTGCTAATATGTCTGCCCTTCACCGTACAGCTCTGACAGCACTTATTTAAGGGTTACCTCTCTATATAACTCTTCATCATCCTACAGCCCTCCTTGTGTATGTGTCACCCTTACCCAGAAGCTCTCCTCCTGAATTACATTTCTATGTAACTCCATTATTCCCCAGATCCCTGTTTAATCTCTTCATGTAACCCCCAACCTCTCCACCATCCTACCTCTTGGTCAAATCTTAACCCTCACTCTGCAATCTTATGTAACCCTTCATCACCATATAGCTTTGCTTGCATGTGTCACCTCCTCATGTAACACTATTACCTTACAGCTGTCTTCCATTCTTAGCAGTCTTCTACATCATCCTACAGCTCTAATTCTTTTTTCGGTCATCTTACTTTGCCATATTTTCACATTCAAGCACTCACCTCACCACTGCAGCTCTCTTTTTGCATGTACCTCCGACAACACGACCAGATCTGACACTTGCTGAGCAAATTTCCTCCAGTCATTGATTCAAAGTTTTCATAACTTCCATATTTATTTAAAACAGTGTTGAGTATTCTCAGCGCCTGCACAGTCGAGATGGACAAGTCACATGGCCAGGCACAGAACTATTAATTCAGTTTAATATTGGACTTCTCCTAAACTGAAGCTCAAAAAACATGACTATTCAGAAACCTACTTAATACAACTTCAATAAAGGCAAAACAGAAGGCCCAAAACCAGTAGAAAGGGTCACTGAGGTTCTACATGGAAGGTTGTATACCTGTATGATACTGCATTGTTGTGCCCTCCCTTTTCCATTATCCTGCTTATCCCAAATCCAGAAGCAGAAGTGTAACCGGACTTTACAACACCTATAGTGATAACAGGATATCACGTTTGGTGCAGCATTATGGCGTGATAACTTTCATACACTTTCAGTAGTTGTCAATCAAATGACAACTATCTTTTCTGACTTTCTTTTACAAATACATATGCTCGACCTGTCTGAGCAATGCATGTGTAGAGAAGTGAAAGCCGATGCCAGGAGTGTCCGCTCTGGGGACAACAGGATCGGACATCCAAGGCATGAGGCAACACCTCCATTACCAATCAGACGGCTGGACAAGCTCATCGAAATAGGTGAGTTCAGCAAATACacacatgtaatgtgtatggtcacctttGGTCTGTTGTTCCAAAATCTGGACAGTGGGCAAAAGGAGTATTGTAGCATTTCGGAAAACATTGATACCAGGGGTGCAAGACCATTTGTTCAGTTGGCGAGACCACTTATaagcagcacaaaaaaaaaaaaaaaaaaagtaaagtggaaTTCCCATCAACAGCATATTCCCCATAGGTGGCAGATCCACTTCTAGAACTTTCACTTATCTAAAGAATGGAGTCCTCTACCCCACATTTGGTATTCCTGAGAGCAGAGCCATGCAGAAGTACAGTCATCTCCATTGTAGTTTATTGGGGTTACAGAAACATACAAGTTATGGAAACTTCATCAGCCACCTCTCCCATTTATCTCCTTGGGGGTATGGAATAGCGAGAAGAATCTAAACATTATGGTTAGGAGTGGTAGCTTGTACAAGCCTATTCTATATACAAGTTTATTATTAAATTTAGGATTTAcagtgaggctaaggccccacgggctggaaacgcaggGCTAAAGCGCTGTTGGAACAACGTgattgcattgtggttcttcccgcagtgctttgaacagaaagctcATAAAGTTtttctccatggactttctgttaccattattatctatgggaaagtcgtcggtgtttctgtaggtataattgacatgctgccattttcaaaaccgtgtctgcactgcgatttttttccgcaaagtggacatgggattcgcatgaatcccatccactttgcaagtactgtaaaaagccgcgggcaaatcatggcgttttcgACCAGTGGGGCCCCTACCAAAGACTGGCCTGCTCGGCACGATGAGTTACCTACCTGAACCACAAACTGGTTGGACGCCTGACTGTACTTCTCCAGCACACTGAGCGACATCGGTTCCTGATACTGAAACTGTGGGTTGTAGTTATAGTTGGAGAGAAAGAATTTCTCACGTTCCTGTTCCACATTTGTGGGTCGAAGAGCGACAAGGAGGCAGGATGTCCTTTTAACAGCCTTGTTGTCAGAAACCGCAGCTTTACTGATGGATGGCAGAGACCCAGCAGGACGCATTCTACCCCGAGAGCTGCCGCTGCTGCTGTTGAGGGTGCAGGTGCTCTCACTGCGACGCATCCAGCTGCATGTGCCCATGTACATGGAACAACCGGAGAGCCGCCGCTGGGCCACCGGACCAGACGACAGGCTCCTACTCAGACCCCTGCTTGGGCCAGGTTGAGAGTAGACGTGGAAGCCATTCATCTGTGTGGTCTTCTTCTTGGGCCGCGCATCATTGTTCTTGAGAGAGGTAAACGACATTGTGTTATAGGCCTGGGGTGCAGCATCCACCACCATTCTCTCCTGTCAGAGGTACCACaaggtagaagatggaaacctgtgccCCGGCATCACCTGGAAGGAGAGACATTCATGAAGATCTTATGGGTCAGAGTCCTCAGATCAGCCAAGATTATGTACTCGCCTCAGTGCTCAACTGCCCATCACCTATATACATGTCACATGCCTGACTAATATGACAGGGAGCCTGCAAACACACCACACCCCTGTTTCATAGGAACATGACTGCCCGTATGCTAATGACCCCATATAGTAGTTACCTTTAACAGCATACCTTTCCGGTACCGGTTACCCCACGTGACTCAGAACAATAGCCGGTACGGAGGAGACACGTGATATCCGGCCCGCCCGTTACTTCCAGCTGTCTTTGACTTAGAGGGCGGAGCACCGGCTGGCACTGGTGGGAGGAGCTAGGCCAGTGACGTAATATCAACGTATGTAAGCGACAACTTGCGGGACAGCAGGATAGGTTGTCGGGTAGCACAACAGTCACGCTGGATGTATCCTGGTCTGTGAGACTCCGGGGCCGGGGCATATAAGCTGTCAGTGCCGGCGGCGTTACTGGGGCAATAGCAGGCATTGGCACTAGCCATTAGCACATTGGGTACTGAGAGCCATTGCATCTTTATAGTTAACAGAGGGAGGGAGAGCAGAGGCTTCCACTGTACCCCAGTATCACCCGCCAACACCATCATGTAATGCTGATGGGCTACTATGGCAGTCAGCAGCCTCACACTGAACTCCAGGTCTGTCATCTATGAATGCCTATTATCCCGCAGGCTCTAAGGTTATATTCcatgcagaaaagaaaaaaacctatatattatttttactttaGTATTTGCACAAATTAAGGAATAAAAGAATTGATGCAGGTGTGAGAACCTTCCTTGCAAGACTTAGggttgctgtaaaaaaaaaaaaaaatgccgtgcCTATATAGCCCGGTCAGCATCCTTCCCCTTCTCACCGCCCTCTGGAAGCAGTGGAGAACTATAGGAGGAGGGGTCCTGTGTAAAGAGGGAGCCAGTATGAAGGGGAAGGCGGTTGATGATGATGGGTTGCTCAAGCAGCCGTTAGAAGGCTTCCGCTGCTCCATGGTGGCTAACTTGCATATCACTAAATCCAGGATAATTCAGAAACGCCAACAATAGAATAAAAGGTATCCCTGGAAtaatctttctaaaggctattcaaagATATATTTCATTACAAATGCCTATTgcaaatgatagattccctttaatttaTTGCTTAAAATTATTTCTGATTTATTAGTAACCCTATAATAAATCATTGAGCTTATTATTTCCACTAAAAGTGTGTTgaggtttttatatatatatatatatatatatatatatatatatatatatatatattagtaagttAAGTCTTTCCATTTGGGTCTTCTGCCACCATGGGCTGTTCATAAAGTGTAAAGTGCAGCTTTGTCTGCGGTCATGGCAAAGATCCTTGTGGCAGCTTTCTTATATGCAGTCATAGAGATCACAAAGAAAATCTATCCCTATCACATCCAGTGACATTTCCTTAGATTGTAGATGTTCTCTTTCCTTACCTTCTCCATGTGCTATGATGTTTCTTGCATCCACCAGCTGTTTCTACAAAGTTTGCTACTCTTATGTCCAAGGTTCCTCACATTTCTATCATTCCTGTCATTCTGCTACTATCCCTAAATCTGTGCCCCAAATTATGTAGTAATCTCCTCACACAAATTAATCTCCTatagcagcctccatacagtatatttttcCATAGTAGAacttccatgcagtataatgtcccacagaggcccctatactaataaaatgaaagaaaaatacCTACACACAAAGGATAACAAAATGGATTATAATAAAAAAGTTCAAAATTTGTTAACCACGTTAACGTGATTAACTGGTGTCCCAAAAAGGTGAGTTCCAACACTCATGCCAACAGTAAAGGATCCAggattcatgtgtggggttagtTGTCATCCAAGGGAGTGGgccttcctcacaattttgcctaAAAAAAACCATGCCATGTATCTAAACATCCTTCAAGAGCAACTTCTCCTAACTATCTAGGAGCAATTTGATGGTGAATAATGTTTTTTCCAGCATGACAGAGCACCAGGTCACAATGCAAAAGTGAcaactaagggggtgttcacactaccattggatgtcTGACACCTTTCTTAGTTTCAAAGCTATGTATTGAACTACAATAGAATAAAAGATATTGTAAACAGCGTATAAatcaaaaacagtaaaaaaataaatacatctgTATAAAGTATGTGTCAGATATCAGAAGAGAATATCGTAGAACAAGTGGTAAGTTACAAGGAAGCAACGGGCAAACGGGAGAAATAAGAGCAAGTATAAAAATCAACCTAAATCAGGAGGGGAAATAAGTAGCACTACAATGGACAAGAGCAAATATGACAACCAAGAATGTGCAAGTGGGGAGTAAGGACTCAATACAGACACCAGATTAAAGCTGGAGACAGTATGGGAGGCCCGGTATGCAAGACCTGATGCCCAAATCTTGTCAAAGATTAAGTGGGTGTCAAAAATAGTGGAACTGAACTTCTCATGAAACATAACGGTGTCAACCTGTCGCACAACCTCAGCCACTGATAGAAATTATTTTCTTCAGTTGGAGATGATGTGAATCTGGACAAATAATAAAACATACTGGAGAAACAAACTGGGAGTATTTCAAATTAGAGGGTTGAGGAGAAAAGTGGATTCCAGAAATGGGTAAGACTGTCCAAAACATCATTGTGCAATCCTATGGATAGCCAACCAGTAGTGTCGGGCATGAGAGCCGGACCGCCACACATAGAGGACAGTGCCTAAGGCATTACAGACCTTAAAATATAGGGGTGAAACCAAAAGAAAGAATTGTTTGATTCGATGGAGAACCAAATTTGTTCTGGGAAGTACTTTTAAAGAGGACACCATGAGGATGACCTGCCAACTATCCTTGCTTATCGAGGTACGTCCAACGCCTCTCATAATgtacactaactgatgttatttTTTAACTAATCCATTTATACTAATAACAAACATCCGTCCATTACAGTCTATTAGCTATAGAcattaatattaaataataacGGATGCTTAACTTCCATCATAAGTCTGTTATCTTGAATGGACCCCGCATTATTATGTCCGCTAAAAAAAGGTGGACACTTGATGGATTTGGTGAAAACATTCATGGATAACTGATCAATTCCATTGAAAAccatggttttgttttgttttttgtttttttaatgaaataatgagtagagatgagtgaacactgttcggatcagccgatccgaacagcacgctcccatagaaatgaatggaagcacctgtgacgctgactttgccgacggccggccggcgtcacaggtgcttccattcatttctatgggagcgtgctgttcggatcggctgatccaaacagtgttcgctcatctctaataatgataaaTCTGTTAGTAtctgtgttaaatattatatatttacaatattctctagcagacatggggttaacactctactgacatcatatctgttgtattttgggtacatgggtgcggttagagtacaccattttagaaatctccctacatagctgtaacatggaaggtaacacccactctcatgaatataaatgagtgacagacacacacgtcgtggtcgtcatccatgagggggatccatggggaatctatggcaggtctgtctgccatccctctctgtcatcctggacaagatgtcgtgaatatcccaagtccaccaaccagatgacaagcatgaaccaagctgtaactacaagatatccagatgatttaacttctctgaagatgtaagctattgacaattgactgatatttgtgttatttggacattttccctgttcctgtgttttccttcaaga from Leptodactylus fuscus isolate aLepFus1 chromosome 7, aLepFus1.hap2, whole genome shotgun sequence carries:
- the MATCAP1 gene encoding microtubule-associated tyrosine carboxypeptidase 1, yielding MVVDAAPQAYNTMSFTSLKNNDARPKKKTTQMNGFHVYSQPGPSRGLSRSLSSGPVAQRRLSGCSMYMGTCSWMRRSESTCTLNSSSGSSRGRMRPAGSLPSISKAAVSDNKAVKRTSCLLVALRPTNVEQEREKFFLSNYNYNPQFQYQEPMSLSVLEKYSQASNQFVVQALRILNTVLNKYGSYENFESMTGGNLLSKCQIWSCCRRYMQKESCSGEVVVQLTEDLLSQAVMTNENSRPTLTINLLGARQHWLEGMLRHEIGTHYLRGVNDAHQSWHGSENRKEYGLKPANPTEEGLASLHSVLFRKHPYLWRAALLYYTISHAATCSFSALFNDLQQFVEDPAVRWEYCVRAKRGQKDTGQPGCFSKDQVYLDGIIRILRHRHTIDFHMLTSLGKVAFEDVERLRPFAQLENTRLPHFMRDMEKYYHHLNHIMEMNQLSDEELQSLLPD